In Dehalococcoidia bacterium, one genomic interval encodes:
- the rseP gene encoding RIP metalloprotease RseP, with protein MPYIDTALSILTFLGVLIVLVLIHEVGHYVTARLAGVQVVEFGFGYPPRLFAIKRGGTEYSFNILPLGGFVKLVGEEDPTHPRSLARQPAWVRAIILAAGAVMNALLPVLLFTITAMVPQSSISGDVRILAVAPNSPAERAGLRPGDVVQKIAGETINRSAELSYLIQINLGNPLQFVVRRDGEAKTLSGIVPRFNPPQGQGATGIIIRTGDLTVQDVAAGSPAAAVGLRPGDSIIQVNGEPLTTARAPLAALAQETHGDTSRGLDFLVERNGKFQTVGGTLDKVPAAPGLAGIGLTMREANVRSVVLSKPFLEAVPYGVQRSVETLVLAKNTIVTWVSGTTAPQFAGPVGIAQMTGEVASLGGILALMELAALLSMNMAFFNILPIPMLDGGRLLFVVIEVVRGGKRISPQREGFVHMVGFAVLIAMIVVVTYFDIARLVRGESLLR; from the coding sequence ATGCCGTATATTGACACCGCGCTCAGCATCCTGACCTTCCTCGGCGTCCTCATTGTCCTGGTCCTGATACACGAGGTGGGCCACTACGTCACCGCCCGCCTCGCGGGCGTCCAGGTTGTGGAGTTCGGCTTCGGCTATCCGCCCCGGCTCTTCGCCATCAAGCGCGGGGGCACGGAGTACTCGTTCAACATCCTGCCTCTGGGCGGATTCGTGAAGCTGGTCGGAGAGGAGGACCCCACGCATCCGCGCAGCCTGGCACGGCAGCCCGCATGGGTACGCGCCATCATTCTGGCCGCGGGCGCGGTGATGAACGCACTACTGCCCGTCCTTCTGTTCACCATTACCGCCATGGTCCCCCAGTCCAGCATATCGGGGGACGTGCGCATCTTGGCCGTGGCGCCCAATTCGCCCGCCGAGCGGGCGGGCCTGCGCCCGGGGGACGTGGTCCAGAAGATAGCCGGTGAGACCATCAACCGCTCCGCCGAGCTTTCGTACCTCATTCAGATCAACCTGGGCAATCCTCTGCAGTTCGTGGTGCGCCGGGACGGCGAGGCAAAGACCTTGAGCGGCATAGTGCCGCGCTTCAACCCGCCGCAGGGCCAGGGCGCGACGGGCATCATCATCCGCACCGGCGACCTGACGGTGCAGGATGTGGCCGCGGGATCCCCGGCCGCGGCGGTCGGCCTGCGCCCGGGGGACTCCATCATCCAGGTGAACGGGGAGCCCCTCACGACGGCGCGCGCCCCGCTCGCGGCATTGGCGCAGGAGACGCATGGAGACACGTCGCGCGGGCTGGATTTCCTGGTAGAACGGAACGGCAAGTTTCAGACGGTCGGGGGCACGCTGGACAAGGTCCCGGCGGCGCCAGGGCTGGCGGGCATTGGCCTCACCATGCGCGAGGCGAATGTGCGGAGCGTCGTCCTGTCCAAGCCCTTCTTGGAGGCGGTTCCCTACGGCGTGCAGCGCAGCGTGGAGACCCTGGTCTTAGCCAAGAACACCATCGTCACATGGGTTTCCGGCACCACCGCTCCGCAGTTCGCGGGCCCCGTCGGCATCGCCCAGATGACCGGCGAAGTGGCGAGCCTCGGCGGAATCTTAGCGCTGATGGAGTTGGCGGCCCTCCTGAGCATGAACATGGCCTTCTTCAACATTCTGCCCATCCCCATGCTGGACGGCGGGCGGCTCCTCTTCGTCGTCATTGAGGTGGTCAGAGGGGGCAAGCGCATCTCCCCGCAGCGCGAGGGCTTTGTGCACATGGTGGGATTCGCGGTCTTGATTGCGATGATTGTCGTGGTCACGTACTTCGACATCGCGCGCCTGGTCAGGGGGGAGAGCCTGCTGCGATGA
- the ispG gene encoding flavodoxin-dependent (E)-4-hydroxy-3-methylbut-2-enyl-diphosphate synthase: MSARRLSKKIYIGNVDVGGDAPVRVQSMTKTLTSDVEATVREIAGLEDAGCEIIRCAVPDMAAAQAIPEIKKRIHIPLVADIHFHHHLAIESLKGGVDGLRLNPGNIRDPEKVREVVKLAKERRVPIRVGVNFGSLPPVGLIGQKTGTSRLTDGVNKLAKAGGPAGAPTVVDHMVQTALWEIGLLEEQDFDLIKISMKAFDVPTTVEAYQRIAELVPYPLHLGITESGTVKSGTVRSAVGLGLLLWEGLGDTIRVSLAGDSRDEVYVGYEILKSLNLREKGPVLVACPSCGRADVDIRKLADQVDELVNKMGKKVKVAVMGCEVNGPGEAKDADVGLAAGRGRAVIFRKGVKVRVVDEKDMLAALMEEVEKV, encoded by the coding sequence ATGAGCGCGCGCCGTCTGTCGAAAAAGATATACATCGGGAACGTGGACGTCGGCGGCGACGCGCCCGTCCGCGTGCAGTCCATGACCAAGACCCTCACCTCTGACGTGGAGGCCACGGTCCGAGAGATTGCGGGCCTGGAGGACGCAGGCTGCGAGATTATCCGCTGCGCCGTGCCCGACATGGCGGCGGCGCAAGCCATCCCTGAAATAAAGAAGCGCATCCACATTCCGCTGGTCGCCGACATCCACTTTCACCATCACCTGGCCATCGAGTCGCTCAAGGGCGGCGTGGACGGCCTGCGCCTCAACCCGGGCAACATCCGCGACCCGGAGAAAGTGCGCGAGGTGGTCAAGCTGGCCAAGGAGCGGCGGGTGCCCATCCGCGTGGGCGTGAACTTCGGGAGCCTGCCTCCCGTGGGGCTGATCGGTCAGAAGACGGGGACCTCACGTCTGACGGACGGGGTGAACAAGCTCGCCAAGGCGGGCGGCCCCGCCGGTGCGCCGACCGTGGTGGACCACATGGTCCAGACGGCGCTGTGGGAGATTGGCCTGCTGGAAGAGCAGGACTTTGACCTCATCAAGATTTCCATGAAGGCGTTCGACGTGCCCACCACCGTGGAGGCGTACCAGCGCATCGCGGAGCTTGTCCCGTACCCGCTGCACCTGGGCATCACCGAGTCCGGCACGGTCAAGTCCGGCACGGTCCGCAGCGCGGTGGGCCTGGGGCTGCTTCTGTGGGAAGGCCTCGGCGACACCATCCGCGTCTCGCTCGCGGGTGACTCGCGCGACGAGGTGTACGTCGGCTACGAAATCCTGAAGTCGCTCAACCTGCGGGAGAAAGGCCCCGTGCTGGTGGCGTGCCCCTCCTGCGGCCGGGCCGACGTGGATATCCGCAAGCTCGCGGACCAGGTGGACGAGCTGGTGAACAAGATGGGCAAGAAGGTGAAGGTAGCCGTCATGGGGTGCGAGGTGAACGGCCCCGGCGAGGCCAAGGACGCGGACGTGGGCCTGGCGGCCGGACGAGGGCGCGCCGTCATCTTCCGCAAGGGCGTGAAGGTGCGCGTGGTGGATGAGAAGGACATGCTCGCCGCGCTGATGGAGGAAGTGGAGAAGGTGTAG
- a CDS encoding efflux RND transporter periplasmic adaptor subunit: MSRPLKTVAIIVVIVAALGVGGYFVRAQIAGPSAAPAAAVNTVPVTRGAIKVAVNTSGSITVPNQSQAKLSFDVTGGVSGSVSGTVSKLNVDVGSLVKKGNTLAELSSDTLQTQLQQQQASLSSAQAKLDALRAGSRPEDIATAESAVRSAKIRLGALSTSARPEQIAAAKAQLNANKAKLDQLLRPTATDIAAAQSAIDTAQHNVDTAKTRLDQLLHPSAGDVAAAQASVASAANSVATARAQLNKLTNPSQADLSAANAAVQSAQATVNAKQAGLNNLINSLGHFPSYTETANAQNDAVSAQTSLAVAQLKLDQLRQPLKDDIDSANASTAAAQASYDTAKTKLDQLLHPNAGDISIAQASVGIAQAALDSAKAKLDILKNPNPADIAAAQATVASAEQTLAALNAPLNTDVQLQQEAIAQAQQALSLRQNPYTPNDIVQAQATVAQAQAQVNSTQKQMDGSKILAPFDGVVTAVNVQQGMGVSASAVVIQMSEVGKLQVVATVDEVDVAKVRTGQLASLTMEALPGIPVSARVGLISYLGTSTSGIVSYDVYLDILPQQPSAIGSQSGASASPSATPRAGATASGTPRAGTTASGTPRAGGTGRPAGSNGQPINVLDLLHPGFTVLASITVDQRDNILTVPVKAVRQSGQTRVVRVLVNGAVEDRTVTTGVTDSQNIEVTSGLQEGDMVVADSSAKGTAPQTTPTFGVGGGFGGGLRPPGR, translated from the coding sequence ATGTCCCGTCCGCTTAAGACTGTCGCAATCATCGTCGTGATCGTGGCTGCCCTCGGTGTGGGAGGCTACTTCGTCAGGGCGCAAATCGCCGGCCCGAGCGCCGCGCCCGCCGCCGCCGTCAACACCGTGCCAGTCACGCGCGGCGCCATCAAGGTCGCGGTCAACACGAGCGGCAGCATCACCGTGCCGAACCAGTCCCAGGCCAAGCTTTCCTTCGACGTGACGGGCGGCGTCTCGGGGAGCGTTTCGGGAACGGTCTCCAAGCTGAACGTGGACGTCGGCAGCCTGGTCAAGAAGGGGAACACCCTGGCGGAGCTGAGCTCCGATACGTTGCAGACCCAATTGCAGCAGCAACAGGCATCCCTGTCCAGCGCCCAGGCGAAGCTCGACGCCCTGCGCGCGGGCTCCCGGCCCGAGGATATCGCGACGGCGGAGTCCGCGGTTCGTTCCGCCAAAATACGGCTGGGCGCGCTGAGTACCAGCGCCCGGCCCGAGCAGATTGCGGCGGCGAAGGCGCAACTGAACGCCAACAAGGCGAAGCTGGACCAGCTCCTGCGCCCAACGGCCACGGACATTGCAGCCGCTCAGAGCGCCATTGATACGGCCCAGCACAACGTGGACACCGCCAAGACGAGGCTGGACCAATTGCTTCATCCCTCGGCTGGCGACGTCGCCGCCGCGCAGGCGTCGGTGGCGAGCGCCGCCAACAGCGTTGCGACCGCGCGAGCTCAACTGAACAAGCTGACGAACCCGTCACAGGCCGACCTGAGCGCCGCCAACGCGGCGGTCCAAAGCGCGCAGGCGACTGTCAACGCGAAACAGGCCGGGCTGAACAACCTTATCAACAGTCTCGGGCATTTCCCCTCCTATACAGAAACGGCGAACGCACAGAACGACGCGGTCAGCGCCCAGACGAGCCTTGCTGTGGCGCAGCTCAAACTCGATCAACTGCGGCAGCCGTTAAAGGACGACATAGATTCCGCCAACGCGAGCACGGCGGCGGCCCAGGCGTCCTATGACACCGCCAAAACGAAGCTCGACCAGCTCTTGCATCCAAACGCGGGCGACATTTCCATTGCCCAGGCGAGCGTTGGCATCGCGCAGGCAGCGCTGGATTCCGCGAAAGCCAAACTGGACATCCTGAAGAACCCCAATCCCGCGGACATCGCCGCCGCGCAGGCGACCGTGGCGTCGGCGGAGCAGACCCTGGCCGCCCTTAATGCGCCTCTGAACACCGACGTGCAGCTCCAGCAGGAGGCAATCGCTCAGGCTCAGCAGGCGCTATCCTTGCGCCAGAATCCGTATACCCCTAACGACATCGTGCAGGCGCAGGCCACGGTCGCACAGGCGCAGGCCCAGGTGAACAGTACGCAGAAGCAAATGGACGGGTCCAAGATCCTTGCGCCGTTCGATGGAGTCGTCACAGCGGTCAACGTCCAGCAGGGCATGGGCGTGAGCGCGTCGGCGGTCGTTATCCAGATGAGCGAGGTGGGGAAGCTTCAGGTTGTCGCCACCGTGGACGAGGTGGACGTCGCCAAGGTGCGCACCGGACAATTGGCGAGCCTCACCATGGAGGCGCTCCCGGGTATTCCGGTTTCCGCTCGCGTCGGGCTTATCTCCTACCTTGGCACGTCCACGAGCGGCATTGTCTCATACGACGTGTACCTGGATATTCTGCCCCAGCAGCCATCCGCGATTGGGTCTCAGTCAGGCGCGAGCGCTTCTCCCTCCGCGACACCTCGCGCGGGCGCTACTGCATCAGGCACACCCCGCGCGGGCACCACCGCGTCAGGCACGCCGCGGGCAGGCGGTACGGGCCGCCCCGCCGGTTCCAACGGACAGCCGATCAACGTCCTTGATCTTCTCCATCCGGGGTTCACCGTTCTCGCGAGCATAACGGTGGACCAGCGGGACAACATACTGACCGTGCCCGTTAAGGCCGTGCGGCAGTCGGGTCAGACCCGCGTCGTCCGTGTGTTGGTGAACGGCGCCGTCGAGGACCGGACGGTGACGACGGGGGTCACGGACAGCCAGAACATAGAGGTCACCAGCGGCCTGCAGGAGGGGGACATGGTGGTGGCTGACAGCTCGGCGAAGGGGACCGCACCACAGACCACCCCCACGTTCGGAGTCGGCGGCGGCTTTGGCGGCGGCCTGCGCCCGCCGGGACGCTAA
- a CDS encoding cysteine hydrolase — MPGPLVINKAKTAVLCMDYQNDIVRGYPSAQETGMLKKANAVLEAARKAGIPVIYVVVRFRDGYPEVSPRNSSFSGIKKAGILREGTPGGDVHADVAPKPGDIIVTKRRVGAFSTTDMNAVLSGRGAETIVLLGIATSGVVLSTVRHAADADYDIVVLSDCCADRDPEVHRVLLEKVFPRQATVTTSEEFIKAVRS, encoded by the coding sequence ATGCCCGGGCCACTCGTCATCAACAAGGCGAAGACAGCCGTCCTCTGCATGGACTATCAGAACGACATCGTCCGCGGCTATCCCAGCGCACAGGAAACCGGCATGCTCAAGAAGGCCAACGCCGTGCTGGAGGCCGCCCGCAAGGCGGGCATCCCCGTCATCTACGTCGTCGTCCGCTTCCGCGACGGCTACCCAGAGGTCAGCCCCCGCAACAGCAGCTTCAGCGGCATTAAGAAGGCGGGCATTCTGCGGGAGGGCACCCCCGGCGGCGACGTCCACGCGGACGTCGCGCCCAAGCCCGGCGATATCATCGTCACGAAGCGGCGGGTGGGCGCCTTCTCCACGACGGACATGAACGCGGTGCTCAGCGGCCGCGGCGCCGAGACCATCGTCCTCCTGGGCATCGCCACCAGCGGCGTCGTGCTGTCCACCGTGCGACACGCCGCCGACGCCGACTACGACATCGTCGTCCTGTCGGACTGCTGCGCGGACCGCGACCCGGAGGTCCACCGCGTTCTGCTGGAGAAGGTCTTCCCCCGGCAGGCGACGGTCACCACGTCCGAGGAGTTCATCAAGGCGGTGCGCTCATGA